A DNA window from Rhizobium sp. NXC14 contains the following coding sequences:
- a CDS encoding YtxH domain-containing protein — MENSTEKTSAELQWEIDQDRRRIGDRIDAIQERMSPGQLIDEVIAYAKGSGGAEYVSNLGHALKANPLPVALMGVSLAWLMAKGSPSSGDTATWSKDPEYPLYPATGRVRRIGPPAMENGARYSHFADESGKRLKALTDETGGRAGHFMDEAGNTYRGFADASGKQINQIADETGAMLDAATGWAAEKWEQAKSAASDLSARASDAASSLSSRSSSAATSLQEQTRRLNESILTHFRDQPLVGGALAFAVGAAIGAALPHTDTEDELVGEAADSTRDSLSHQAEDVVAQGKEVASEVYHKAVDVASDAHDAIKKRVVDEAEAFIDRKDGPGGTDRR, encoded by the coding sequence ATGGAAAATTCAACGGAAAAAACATCGGCCGAGCTTCAGTGGGAGATCGACCAAGACCGCCGCCGCATAGGAGATCGGATTGACGCGATTCAGGAACGGATGTCGCCGGGCCAGCTCATCGATGAGGTCATCGCATATGCCAAGGGAAGCGGCGGCGCAGAGTATGTCAGCAATCTTGGCCACGCCCTCAAGGCGAACCCTCTGCCGGTCGCGCTGATGGGCGTGAGCCTCGCCTGGCTCATGGCAAAAGGCAGTCCTTCATCAGGCGACACGGCGACCTGGAGCAAGGATCCTGAATACCCGCTTTACCCGGCGACTGGACGGGTTCGCCGGATTGGCCCGCCGGCAATGGAAAACGGAGCCCGTTACAGCCATTTTGCCGATGAATCCGGCAAGAGGTTGAAAGCGTTGACAGACGAAACAGGAGGTCGTGCCGGCCATTTCATGGACGAGGCGGGCAATACCTATCGTGGCTTCGCCGACGCTAGCGGAAAGCAGATCAATCAGATCGCCGACGAGACTGGTGCAATGCTCGACGCGGCAACCGGCTGGGCGGCGGAGAAATGGGAGCAGGCGAAAAGCGCCGCGAGCGACCTCAGCGCCCGTGCGTCTGACGCGGCGAGCTCGCTGTCGAGCCGATCCTCTTCGGCGGCGACCAGTCTTCAGGAGCAAACGAGGAGACTCAACGAGTCGATCCTCACCCATTTCCGCGACCAGCCGCTCGTCGGCGGTGCCCTGGCTTTCGCGGTCGGTGCAGCGATCGGCGCGGCGCTGCCCCATACCGATACCGAGGATGAGTTAGTCGGCGAAGCCGCAGATAGCACGAGAGATAGCCTCAGCCATCAGGCCGAGGACGTCGTCGCGCAAGGCAAAGAGGTAGCGTCGGAAGTCTATCACAAGGCCGTGGACGTTGCGTCCGATGCTCACGATGCCATCAAGAAACGCGTGGTGGATGAAGCCGAAGCTTTCATAGATCGCAAGGATGGCCCAGGGGGCACCGATCGGCGGTAG
- the aac(3) gene encoding aminoglycoside 3-N-acetyltransferase: MTAPHFHTRLSLSKDLEKLGLRAGDMVMVHAAMSRLGRLLNGPDMFIDALRDVVGPSGTIVAYADWNGAYDELLDENGRVPFEWRDHIAPFDPISSRAIRDNGIFPEFLRTTPGARRSGNPGASVAAIGVRADWLTADHPLDYGYGDGSPLAKLVAAGGKVLMAGAPLDTMTLLHHAEHLAEIPNKRLRRYEVPFATPAGVVWRMLEEFDTGDPVVPGLESDYFARIVSAFLASGQGTQGPVGDAPSVLVDAASICSFAVAWLEHHARAR, encoded by the coding sequence ATGACCGCTCCGCACTTTCACACCCGTCTCTCGCTCAGCAAGGATCTGGAAAAGCTCGGACTTCGCGCCGGCGACATGGTCATGGTGCATGCCGCCATGAGCAGACTGGGGCGGTTGCTCAACGGTCCCGACATGTTCATCGATGCGCTGCGCGATGTCGTCGGCCCGTCGGGCACCATCGTCGCCTATGCGGACTGGAACGGCGCCTATGACGAACTGCTCGACGAGAACGGCCGCGTTCCTTTCGAATGGCGCGACCATATTGCGCCTTTCGATCCCATCAGTTCCCGGGCGATCCGCGATAACGGCATCTTCCCGGAATTCCTTCGAACCACGCCAGGGGCGCGGCGCAGCGGCAATCCGGGCGCCTCGGTCGCGGCGATCGGCGTCAGGGCCGACTGGCTCACTGCCGATCATCCGCTCGATTACGGCTATGGCGATGGCTCGCCGCTCGCCAAACTCGTGGCGGCCGGCGGCAAGGTCCTCATGGCCGGAGCCCCGCTCGACACGATGACCCTTCTCCACCATGCCGAGCACCTGGCTGAAATCCCGAACAAGCGCCTGCGCCGCTACGAGGTGCCCTTTGCCACGCCAGCAGGCGTGGTGTGGCGCATGCTCGAGGAATTCGATACCGGCGACCCGGTCGTGCCCGGCCTCGAAAGCGATTACTTCGCCCGGATCGTCAGCGCCTTTCTCGCCAGCGGGCAGGGCACACAGGGTCCAGTCGGAGACGCGCCATCGGTGCTGGTCGATGCGGCCTCGATCTGCAGCTTCGCTGTCGCCTGGCTGGAGCATCACGCCCGAGCACGCTGA
- a CDS encoding YidB family protein, with amino-acid sequence MMSGQMKALLAVLAVAGYQNRDKIRELLRGLQNPQQAGAGGQPSGGLGGLLGGLAGSGGGLGGLLGGLTSGSIVSGGLGDLLKTFQQNGQGDKMESWVRRGQNADINDGELATALGPDVLDEIARNTGLSHQEILGRLSRDLPKAVDDLTPEGKVPSAEEAFTSSASQATSGRPSEV; translated from the coding sequence ATGATGAGCGGTCAAATGAAGGCGCTTCTCGCCGTTCTTGCCGTTGCCGGTTACCAGAACAGGGACAAGATCCGGGAGCTCCTGCGGGGCCTCCAGAACCCGCAGCAGGCAGGCGCCGGAGGCCAGCCATCAGGCGGGCTCGGCGGCCTTCTCGGCGGACTGGCCGGCTCCGGCGGTGGTTTGGGCGGCCTCCTCGGCGGCCTGACCTCGGGCAGCATCGTCAGCGGCGGCCTCGGCGACCTCCTGAAGACCTTTCAGCAGAACGGCCAGGGCGACAAGATGGAATCCTGGGTGCGCCGCGGCCAGAATGCCGACATCAATGACGGCGAACTTGCCACAGCCCTCGGCCCGGATGTCCTGGACGAGATCGCCAGGAATACCGGCCTCTCGCATCAGGAGATCCTCGGGCGGCTGAGCCGCGATCTTCCGAAGGCCGTCGACGATCTGACGCCGGAGGGGAAAGTGCCGAGCGCCGAAGAGGCGTTCACGTCCTCGGCGAGCCAGGCAACGTCAGGGCGGCCGAGTGAGGTTTAG
- a CDS encoding dienelactone hydrolase family protein, protein MEESVNTTVSGLLLCLATFIGVHLSANPAEAEELVRFESAPVTLSPFRIRKALEQGEILSQPPGTPLLGYLSRPAGDGPFPAVVILHGCDHLRLSVKELWPKRLVRWGYVVLVVDSFTTRKLDDTCRSHLPERVFDAYGALDFLSKSGFVDIRRVALMGFAAGGTAALDATKTDGNEQLMERKFRAAVAYYPACDADRGDPTVPTLILTGERDNWSRAERCQKRLARLSDNAPPVELNVYKGIYHNFDAPEFMVGRRVLGHIEKYDADAAAKSMRSVYAFLRKYLAN, encoded by the coding sequence ATGGAGGAGTCTGTGAACACCACCGTCTCAGGACTTCTTCTTTGCCTCGCCACTTTTATCGGCGTGCACCTGTCCGCGAACCCGGCCGAGGCCGAGGAACTGGTGCGGTTCGAAAGCGCGCCTGTCACGCTCAGCCCGTTTCGAATCCGCAAGGCCCTCGAACAGGGAGAAATTCTCTCCCAACCGCCGGGCACGCCGTTGCTCGGCTATCTATCCCGCCCTGCCGGCGACGGCCCGTTCCCGGCGGTGGTCATCCTGCACGGTTGCGATCACCTGCGTTTGAGCGTCAAGGAGCTTTGGCCGAAACGGCTGGTGAGATGGGGCTATGTCGTGCTTGTCGTCGACAGCTTCACCACCCGCAAGCTCGACGACACCTGTCGAAGCCATCTTCCCGAGCGCGTCTTCGATGCCTATGGCGCTTTGGACTTTTTATCGAAATCAGGCTTCGTCGATATCCGGCGCGTCGCCTTGATGGGCTTTGCGGCCGGCGGCACCGCGGCGCTGGACGCCACGAAGACCGACGGCAACGAGCAGCTTATGGAGCGCAAGTTCAGGGCGGCGGTTGCCTATTATCCCGCCTGTGACGCCGATCGCGGCGACCCGACGGTGCCGACCCTGATCCTGACCGGCGAGAGAGACAACTGGAGCCGGGCCGAACGATGCCAGAAGAGGCTTGCCCGCCTCAGCGACAATGCCCCGCCCGTCGAGCTCAATGTCTACAAGGGCATCTATCATAATTTCGATGCGCCGGAGTTCATGGTGGGACGGAGAGTGCTGGGTCATATCGAAAAATACGACGCCGACGCCGCGGCGAAGTCCATGCGCAGCGTTTACGCCTTTCTACGCAAGTACCTGGCAAACTAA
- a CDS encoding IS110 family transposase, with amino-acid sequence MQGKVSFQEDAMPVVYAGVDVSKEWLDVHLHPLGESRRFSNDKTGIDQLKRLLARHRPKSIVMEATGKFHRPAHHSLWLDGFAVAVVDPLRARMFARACGYLAKTDRLDARFLALLAESLRPPADTPPSPHIEALQELVNARSAAKCDITALQNRSKAATTAFLRGELNRLVRRLEQHVERLDKEIERCVGEDPQLCRKAEILTSIPGIGRVTALALMAGMDELGTCSGKQAAMLAGLAPIANDSGARTGRRSIRAGRPAPRRALYMAALSACRYNPALARFADTLKATGKPAKVILVAIMRKLLVLANCLLSQNRLWTPNPP; translated from the coding sequence ATGCAAGGCAAGGTTTCGTTCCAAGAAGACGCGATGCCGGTAGTTTATGCCGGTGTGGACGTGAGTAAAGAGTGGCTTGATGTTCATCTGCATCCGCTGGGCGAAAGCCGGCGGTTTAGCAATGACAAGACCGGCATCGACCAGCTGAAACGGCTGCTGGCCAGGCATCGGCCCAAAAGCATCGTGATGGAGGCAACCGGTAAGTTCCATCGCCCCGCCCATCACTCGCTTTGGCTCGATGGCTTTGCCGTCGCCGTGGTCGATCCGTTGCGCGCGCGCATGTTTGCCCGCGCCTGCGGCTATCTCGCCAAGACCGATCGGCTAGATGCCCGTTTCCTGGCGCTCTTGGCCGAGAGCCTGCGCCCGCCGGCCGACACGCCGCCAAGTCCTCACATCGAGGCCTTGCAGGAGCTGGTCAATGCACGATCGGCAGCCAAATGCGACATCACCGCCCTGCAGAATCGCAGCAAGGCTGCCACCACTGCCTTTCTGCGCGGCGAACTCAACCGCCTTGTGCGACGGCTGGAACAGCATGTCGAACGTCTCGACAAAGAGATCGAACGATGTGTCGGCGAGGATCCGCAGCTCTGCCGCAAGGCCGAGATCCTCACCTCCATTCCCGGCATCGGCCGCGTCACGGCCCTGGCCTTGATGGCCGGCATGGACGAGTTGGGGACATGTTCGGGCAAACAGGCCGCCATGCTGGCAGGGCTTGCCCCAATCGCGAACGACAGCGGTGCACGAACCGGACGTCGTTCCATCCGCGCCGGCAGGCCCGCACCCCGGCGCGCGCTCTACATGGCCGCCTTGTCGGCATGTCGCTACAATCCCGCGCTTGCTCGTTTCGCAGACACGCTCAAAGCCACAGGAAAACCAGCCAAGGTCATCCTTGTCGCCATCATGCGAAAGCTGCTCGTGCTGGCAAACTGCCTTCTATCTCAGAACCGTCTCTGGACACCAAATCCGCCTTGA
- a CDS encoding integrase core domain-containing protein, which yields MEERVRMLSDYALGHWSVRDLCRRYGVSRDTFYAWGKRQMSVAPDWFVDRSHGTVSCPHRTPSALADEVIALRRRFPHMGPRKLLALLQRQSAQTAWPAASTIGDILKRAGLVDTAKRRRRALDQSRPFTEATKANDEWSVDFKGWFRTRDQQRIDPLTISDSYSRFLIDVQIAPQTIDGVRPVFERAFRTHGLPFAIRCDNGSPFGSHGAGGLTRLSTWWIKLGIEAHFISPASPQENGRHERMHRTLKAQTSKPPADNAGQQQARFDAFRRHYNEERPHEALGQRPPADLYRPCQPRVMPERLDDPWYDADHQVRRVRDNGEIKWKGGRLFVSEALAGELVGLSELENGDHVVRFCNRDIGLIGPDGRFRRFAPPRPPGPMRPKAAHTTE from the coding sequence ATGGAAGAACGTGTTCGGATGCTGTCGGACTATGCTTTGGGGCACTGGAGTGTGAGAGATCTTTGCCGACGCTACGGTGTGAGCCGGGATACATTTTACGCCTGGGGCAAACGGCAGATGAGCGTAGCGCCGGATTGGTTTGTCGATCGGTCGCATGGCACGGTTTCGTGCCCGCATCGCACGCCGTCAGCCCTTGCCGATGAGGTGATTGCGCTACGCCGGCGGTTTCCGCATATGGGGCCGCGCAAGCTGCTGGCGCTGTTGCAGCGCCAGTCTGCGCAGACCGCTTGGCCGGCGGCCTCGACGATCGGCGACATCCTCAAACGGGCAGGCCTTGTGGACACTGCCAAGCGGCGACGCAGGGCACTGGACCAAAGCCGGCCGTTCACCGAGGCAACAAAAGCCAATGACGAATGGAGCGTGGACTTTAAGGGCTGGTTCCGCACCCGCGACCAACAACGCATCGATCCACTGACGATCAGCGACAGCTATAGCCGTTTTCTGATCGATGTCCAAATTGCTCCACAGACCATCGACGGCGTGCGGCCTGTCTTCGAACGAGCCTTTCGCACCCATGGGCTACCGTTTGCGATCCGCTGCGACAATGGTTCGCCTTTCGGCAGCCATGGGGCCGGCGGCCTGACCCGATTATCGACTTGGTGGATCAAGCTCGGCATCGAGGCGCACTTCATCTCGCCGGCATCGCCCCAGGAGAACGGCAGGCACGAGCGCATGCATCGTACTCTCAAGGCCCAGACATCCAAGCCACCGGCCGATAATGCCGGCCAACAGCAGGCCCGTTTCGATGCCTTTCGCCGGCACTACAATGAGGAGCGCCCGCATGAAGCGCTGGGTCAACGACCACCGGCCGATCTCTATCGACCCTGCCAGCCGCGTGTGATGCCCGAGCGTCTCGACGATCCCTGGTATGATGCCGATCATCAAGTGCGTCGCGTGCGAGACAACGGTGAGATCAAATGGAAGGGAGGCCGACTCTTTGTCAGCGAAGCCCTTGCCGGCGAACTCGTCGGCCTGAGCGAGCTCGAAAACGGTGACCACGTCGTGCGCTTCTGCAACCGCGACATAGGCCTCATCGGCCCGGACGGACGCTTTCGTCGCTTCGCTCCGCCGCGACCGCCCGGGCCGATGAGGCCTAAAGCAGCACATACGACAGAATGA
- a CDS encoding DUF1515 domain-containing protein, with the protein MTSNDDILRALGRVEGRLTGIEENVALLRQEMSDEKANAHEGRAVIHKRLDEQARQIAHLDTRAAMTDGADAQIRAEIGTLKDTVDKNQETVGPALEEWKRMKSIGYGISGLIAFAGLTTGGVIAYASDGAVAALRHWLKIS; encoded by the coding sequence ATGACATCCAATGACGATATCCTGCGCGCTCTCGGGCGCGTCGAGGGAAGGCTGACCGGCATCGAGGAAAACGTCGCGCTGCTGCGCCAGGAGATGAGCGACGAAAAAGCCAATGCCCATGAGGGCCGTGCCGTGATCCACAAGCGGCTCGACGAACAGGCAAGGCAGATCGCCCATCTCGATACCAGGGCGGCGATGACAGACGGAGCCGATGCGCAGATCCGCGCCGAAATCGGGACGCTCAAGGATACCGTCGACAAGAACCAGGAGACGGTCGGCCCGGCGCTCGAAGAGTGGAAACGGATGAAATCGATCGGCTATGGCATCTCAGGGCTGATTGCCTTCGCCGGGCTGACGACGGGTGGGGTCATTGCCTATGCCAGCGACGGGGCTGTGGCGGCACTCAGGCATTGGCTGAAGATCAGTTGA